The window TGAGCCTTCAACAGGCCATATCTCCCTTGGACCAGACGAACGCCTTTCTGTGCTACGTCAGAACCATTTCGACTATGAAGATGAGCGCGTGATTGACGTCGTTATCATGGGGAATGAACAACTTTACAGCATTATGAAAGAAAAAGATGCCATCTACATGAAAGAAGATTTTTCTGATGAAGATGGTGTCCGTGCTGCTGAATTAGAAGGTGAATTTGCTGAACTTGGTGGCTGGGAAGCAGAAAGTGAAGCTTCACAATTGCTCCAAAACCTTAATATATCAGAAGATCTCCACTACCAAAACATGAGCGAATTGACCAATGGTGAGAAGGTCAAAGTTCTCTTGGCCAAGGCCCTCTTTGGTAAACCTGATGTGCTTCTCTTGGACGAGCCGACCAACGGTTTGGATATTCAATCCATCAACTGGTTGGAAGATTTCCTGATTGACTTTGAAAATACAGTTATCGTCGTATCCCACGACCGCCACTTCCTAAACAAAGTATGTACCCACATGGCCGACCTTGACTTCGGTAAAATCAAGATTTTCGTTGGTAACTACGACTTCTGGAAACAATCCAGTGAATTGGCAGCTCGTTTGCAAGCAGACCGTAACGCAAAAGCAGAAGAAAAAATCAAGGAATTACAAGAATTCGTTGCCCGCTTCTCTGCCAATGCTTCAAAGTCTAAACAAGCAACCTCTCGTAAAAAGATGTTGGATAAAATTGAGTTGGAAGAAATTATCCCTTCTAGCCGTAAATACCCATTTATCAACTTCAAATCTGAACGTGAAATCGGTAATGACCTCCTAACCGTTGAAAACTTGAAAGTTGTCATCGACGGTGAAACCATTTTGGATAATATCAGCTTTATCCTACGTCCAGGTGATAAGACGGCCCTCATTGGCCAAAACGACATCCAAACAACTGCTCTGATTCGTGCCTTGATGGGTGATATCGAGTATGAAGGTACTGTCAAGTGGGGTGTCACTACCAGTCAATCTTACCTACCAAAAGACAACAGCCGTGATTTTGACACCAACGAATCCATCCTAGACTGGCTCCGTCAATTTGCTAGCAAGGAAGAAGATGATAATACCTTCTTGCGTGGTTTCTTGGGCCGTATGCTCTTCTCTGGCGATGAAGTGAACAAACCTGTCAATGTCTTGTCAGGGGGCGAAAAGGTGCGCGTGATGTTATCTAAACTTATGCTCCTCAAATCCAATGTCTTGGTATTGGATGACCCGACCAACCACCTAGACTTGGAATCTATTTCCAGTCTAAACGATGGTTTGAAAGCCTTCAAAGAGTCCATCATCTTTGCTAGCCATGACCATGAATTTATTCAAACTTTAGCAAACCACATCATTGTTATCTCTAAAAATGGCGTGATTGACCGCATTGACGAAACCTACGACGAATTCTTGGAAAATGCTGAAGTACAAGCAAAAGTACAAGAACTTTGGAAAGCATAATAAAAAGGCGATTTACTCGCCTTTTCTTTTAAATCTATGAAAAAAATATTTACAAAAAAATCTATCTATTACCTCCTATCTTTTTTGATTCCTCTAGGAATTATTTCCCTTGTCCTAGCTTTTCAAGGTATTTGGTGGGGAAGTGATACAACCATTTTGGCTAGCGATGGCTTCCATCAATATGTCATTTTTAATCAAACCTTACGCAATACTTTACACGGTGATGGTTCTCTTTTTTATACCTTTACAAGTGGATTAGGCTTGAATTTCTATGCCTTATCTTCTTACTATCTAGGTTCCTTTCTATCACCTATTGTATTCTTCTTTGATTTACAATCCATGCCAGATGCCCTCTATCTTGTCACTGTTGTCAAGTTTGGATTGATAGGTTTGTCAACCTATTTTAGCTTGAAAGGGATACATAAAAAACTTGAACCTTCCTGGGCACTTCTTCTTTCCACTTCCTACTCATTGATGAGCTTTTCTACCAGTCAATTAGAAATCAATAGCTGGCTAGATGTCTTCATCCTCATTCCTATTATCCTTCTAGGTTTGCATCGATTGATAGAAGGAAAAAATCAAGTCATTTACTATATAGCCTTGACTTGCTTGTTTGTTCAAAACTACTACTTTGGCTATATGGCTGCCATTTTTCTAGCACTGTGGGCACTTGTTCAATTATCTTGGTTGGAAAAAAACAGGATAAAAATATTTATAAACTTTACAGTTGTGTCAATTTTATCAGCACTAACTAGTATGTTTATGCTACTTCCTACCTATCTAGATTTGAAAACGCACGGTGAAACCTTTACAAAGATTGTCAATCTAAAAACGGAAGACTCCTGGTATTTGGATTTCTTTGCAAAGAATTTAGTCGGTAGTTTTGACACAACAAAATTTGGTTCCATTCCCATGATTTATGTAGGGTTATTGCCACTTTTATTGACTATCCTATTTTTTACTTTGAAAGACATAAGATGGCAGGTTAAGTTGTCCTATGGATTGTTGCTAATAACCATCTTAGCCAGTTTCTATTTACAGCCTCTCAATCTATTCTGGCAGGGAATGCATGCTCCTAACATGTTTCTTTATCGTTATGCATGGGTCTTATCAACCATCCTTATTTACCTAGCTGCAGAAACAATTATACGATTAAAGCAAGTTTCTATTAAAAGCCTCTATGGAAGCATCTCGGTTATATTACTAGGTTTTCTACTAACTTATCTATTTAAGCAGAACTATGAATTCTTACAAGATGTAAACTTTCTATTGACAGTTGAATTTCTAATTCTTTACATTGTCCTATTTTGGCTCCTTTTGCATCGAAAGCTATCTGCTAAATGGATTGCTACTATTTTTCTATTCTTTGGATTATTTGAAATCGGTATCCATACTCACTATCAAGTACAGGGATTATCTGAGGAATGGCATTTTCCAAGTCGTTCAAACTATGAAGAAAAATTGACAGATATTGACAAGCTTGTCAAGTCAGCAAAGTCTGATAATACTGCTTTCTATAGGACTGAAAGATTGTTACCTCAAACAGGCAATGATAGTATGAAGTACAACTACAATGGTATTTCTCAATTCTCTTCTATTCGCAATAGAGCTTCTAGCTCTGTCCTTGATAAATTAGGTTTTCGTTCAGATGGGACCAATCTTAACCTCCGCTATCAAAATAATACCATCATTGCTGATAGTCTATTTGGCATAAAATACAATCTAGCAACTCTTGATCCAAATAAATTTGG is drawn from Streptococcus sp. 29892 and contains these coding sequences:
- a CDS encoding ABC-F family ATP-binding cassette domain-containing protein; its protein translation is MLTVSDVSLRFSDRKLFDDVNIKFTAGNTYGLIGANGAGKSTFLKILAGDIEPSTGHISLGPDERLSVLRQNHFDYEDERVIDVVIMGNEQLYSIMKEKDAIYMKEDFSDEDGVRAAELEGEFAELGGWEAESEASQLLQNLNISEDLHYQNMSELTNGEKVKVLLAKALFGKPDVLLLDEPTNGLDIQSINWLEDFLIDFENTVIVVSHDRHFLNKVCTHMADLDFGKIKIFVGNYDFWKQSSELAARLQADRNAKAEEKIKELQEFVARFSANASKSKQATSRKKMLDKIELEEIIPSSRKYPFINFKSEREIGNDLLTVENLKVVIDGETILDNISFILRPGDKTALIGQNDIQTTALIRALMGDIEYEGTVKWGVTTSQSYLPKDNSRDFDTNESILDWLRQFASKEEDDNTFLRGFLGRMLFSGDEVNKPVNVLSGGEKVRVMLSKLMLLKSNVLVLDDPTNHLDLESISSLNDGLKAFKESIIFASHDHEFIQTLANHIIVISKNGVIDRIDETYDEFLENAEVQAKVQELWKA
- a CDS encoding YfhO family protein, with the translated sequence MKKIFTKKSIYYLLSFLIPLGIISLVLAFQGIWWGSDTTILASDGFHQYVIFNQTLRNTLHGDGSLFYTFTSGLGLNFYALSSYYLGSFLSPIVFFFDLQSMPDALYLVTVVKFGLIGLSTYFSLKGIHKKLEPSWALLLSTSYSLMSFSTSQLEINSWLDVFILIPIILLGLHRLIEGKNQVIYYIALTCLFVQNYYFGYMAAIFLALWALVQLSWLEKNRIKIFINFTVVSILSALTSMFMLLPTYLDLKTHGETFTKIVNLKTEDSWYLDFFAKNLVGSFDTTKFGSIPMIYVGLLPLLLTILFFTLKDIRWQVKLSYGLLLITILASFYLQPLNLFWQGMHAPNMFLYRYAWVLSTILIYLAAETIIRLKQVSIKSLYGSISVILLGFLLTYLFKQNYEFLQDVNFLLTVEFLILYIVLFWLLLHRKLSAKWIATIFLFFGLFEIGIHTHYQVQGLSEEWHFPSRSNYEEKLTDIDKLVKSAKSDNTAFYRTERLLPQTGNDSMKYNYNGISQFSSIRNRASSSVLDKLGFRSDGTNLNLRYQNNTIIADSLFGIKYNLATLDPNKFGFSLYQSSDKMNLYENSFNQGLAILTNQVYKDVKFTNLTLDNQTNFLNQLSGVNHKYYYSIPITSSQYATELGNRITVNKANEETSAKVSYTLTVPANSQVYLNLPKITFSNENHKKVVISVNNQSTEFTLDNAFSFFNVGDFPEEQVVKVDIHFPENNQVSFDKPQFYRLDLIAFQDAVSILKEKNSVTKTEGNTVTIDFETENEASLLLTLPYDKGWSATIDGEPVSIQKAQSGFMKVDVKPGQSQVILTFTPQGFYLGLIISFSALGLFISYQIFRNKYNKNLPV